Proteins from one Polynucleobacter wuianus genomic window:
- a CDS encoding L-threonylcarbamoyladenylate synthase has product MSSDSTPLQSSAVINEAVQTLRDGGLVAFPTETVYGLGADATNPMAIKKVFVTKGRPSNHPLIVHLAAPEKFDQAQVDWVAVLAPWVRDISEDALKLINAFWPGPLTLVFKKNKSVLGEITGGQDTVAIRAPAHPIAQELLRKFKGGVVAPSANRFGKVSPTSAADVRSEFEGELGLMVLDGGDCEVGIESTIIDLSSGDHPVLLRPGVITPKEILAKTGIQVYLAGEELKEGDALPRVSGSLKAHYAPTTPLRLYAPGRVLDALTEFPDIKSRVAVAVWDSESSLGEAGHPSVHFEEVEMPSDSGAFASRLYRSLRDLDQQGWDLILFPEPPAGEEWDGVRDRLQRACFGSGPSSSSHDSN; this is encoded by the coding sequence ATGTCTAGCGATAGTACGCCACTGCAATCTTCTGCAGTGATTAATGAAGCAGTTCAAACCTTGCGTGATGGTGGCTTAGTCGCCTTCCCTACTGAGACGGTCTACGGCTTAGGTGCGGATGCAACAAACCCTATGGCTATCAAGAAGGTCTTCGTCACCAAAGGCAGGCCATCTAATCATCCTTTGATTGTGCATTTAGCAGCGCCAGAGAAATTTGATCAAGCTCAGGTTGATTGGGTAGCGGTATTGGCGCCTTGGGTTAGGGATATCTCTGAGGATGCGCTCAAGCTCATTAATGCATTTTGGCCGGGCCCACTCACGTTAGTCTTTAAAAAAAACAAAAGCGTTTTAGGTGAGATCACTGGAGGTCAAGACACCGTTGCAATTCGTGCACCAGCGCACCCGATTGCTCAAGAGCTATTGCGAAAATTTAAGGGTGGTGTTGTTGCACCTTCTGCTAATCGTTTTGGTAAGGTTTCTCCAACAAGTGCAGCAGATGTACGCAGTGAATTTGAGGGTGAATTGGGCTTGATGGTGTTAGATGGCGGTGACTGCGAAGTCGGCATTGAATCTACCATTATCGATTTATCAAGTGGCGATCATCCAGTATTACTTCGTCCGGGCGTAATTACTCCCAAAGAGATTTTGGCTAAGACTGGTATTCAGGTTTATCTAGCTGGTGAAGAGTTGAAAGAGGGCGATGCCTTGCCAAGGGTGTCGGGTAGTCTCAAGGCGCACTATGCGCCAACCACTCCATTGCGTTTGTATGCCCCTGGGCGTGTATTGGATGCGCTGACCGAGTTTCCAGATATTAAATCGCGAGTAGCGGTAGCGGTTTGGGATTCTGAATCCTCTTTGGGTGAAGCAGGCCATCCATCCGTTCATTTTGAAGAAGTAGAAATGCCAAGTGACAGCGGGGCATTTGCAAGTCGTCTCTATCGCTCTTTAAGAGACTTAGATCAACAAGGCTGGGACCTCATTTTATTTCCTGAGCCACCTGCTGGAGAAGAGTGGGATGGTGTGAGGGATCGACTTCAGCGTGCTTGTTTCGGTTCTGGCCCATCTTCTAGTAGCCACGATAGTAATTGA
- the dacB gene encoding D-alanyl-D-alanine carboxypeptidase/D-alanyl-D-alanine endopeptidase, with translation MKSLVHQLVRPFLAILWIASSLSSHAVKAQDLPIPTAITNSLERNQIPLDALSISVTEIEHGKPGKHIAKTVLDWRASEPMNPASTMKVLTTLAGLDILGPQYRWRTKIFTDGVVRQGTLNGNLYLQGSGDPKLIPEELAKLMKDLQALGIQKIDGNLFFDRSAYAPSVMEHNTIDGESLRAYNVPPDPLLYAFRTLSFQIGKSRTADFIDISYTPALSQLKVVNQMQLVDRSCDNWKSNVRFNLDPETGSNNDQLLTAKFSGTFPSACKGVNYNVVAIDANTFLTQGFTAAWELAGGTWVKPPVGKDGAVPVAARLLLQFEGINLADDVQDINKYSNNVMARQLLLTLALEKMGKPATTANGDLVIQSWLKQNSLNFSGLVIENGSGLSRNEAISAGQMNQLLLTARNLPSGEIFYNSLPIAGADGTMRNRLMTQLRKFLHLKKKPEARIKTGSLADVRAISGYVISKSGKMYAVSSFINHPNAWKGLDAHDQLLSWLLEDGPEPKQAR, from the coding sequence ATGAAATCTCTAGTTCACCAGCTTGTTCGCCCATTTTTGGCAATCCTTTGGATTGCTAGTTCGCTTAGCTCTCACGCTGTAAAAGCTCAGGATCTACCGATCCCTACAGCTATTACAAACAGCCTAGAGCGCAATCAAATTCCATTAGATGCATTGAGCATCTCTGTAACTGAGATTGAGCATGGTAAGCCTGGCAAACACATAGCTAAAACTGTCTTGGATTGGCGCGCTTCTGAGCCCATGAATCCTGCTTCAACAATGAAAGTACTTACTACTCTTGCAGGCTTAGATATTCTTGGTCCACAGTACCGCTGGCGGACAAAAATATTTACCGATGGCGTAGTTCGACAGGGAACACTCAACGGCAATCTCTATCTACAAGGAAGCGGTGATCCAAAACTTATCCCCGAAGAACTCGCTAAGCTAATGAAAGACCTTCAAGCACTTGGTATTCAAAAAATTGACGGCAATTTATTTTTTGATCGTAGCGCTTATGCGCCTAGCGTTATGGAACACAACACGATCGATGGCGAATCTCTACGCGCCTACAACGTTCCACCCGATCCCCTACTCTATGCCTTTAGAACATTATCTTTTCAGATTGGAAAATCACGTACTGCTGACTTTATCGATATTAGCTACACGCCCGCCCTCTCGCAACTAAAAGTTGTAAACCAAATGCAACTAGTTGATCGATCCTGTGATAACTGGAAAAGCAATGTTCGCTTTAACTTGGATCCTGAAACGGGCAGCAATAATGATCAACTACTTACCGCTAAATTCTCAGGAACCTTTCCTAGTGCTTGCAAAGGCGTGAATTACAACGTCGTAGCAATAGATGCTAATACTTTTTTAACGCAAGGCTTTACCGCTGCTTGGGAGCTTGCAGGTGGGACTTGGGTAAAGCCACCTGTTGGTAAAGACGGCGCGGTACCGGTAGCTGCAAGACTATTGTTGCAATTCGAGGGGATCAATCTAGCTGATGATGTTCAAGATATTAATAAGTACTCAAATAATGTCATGGCACGCCAACTACTTCTTACTTTGGCACTAGAAAAAATGGGTAAGCCAGCAACAACAGCGAATGGTGATCTCGTAATTCAAAGCTGGCTTAAACAAAATAGTTTGAACTTTTCAGGCCTAGTGATTGAAAATGGTTCTGGCCTCTCACGCAATGAGGCAATTTCTGCGGGGCAAATGAATCAATTGCTGCTCACTGCGCGCAACCTGCCAAGTGGGGAAATTTTTTACAATAGCCTTCCAATTGCTGGCGCCGATGGCACTATGCGTAATCGCTTAATGACACAACTACGTAAATTTTTGCATCTCAAGAAAAAACCTGAAGCTAGAATCAAAACTGGGTCGCTTGCTGATGTGCGCGCGATCTCAGGTTATGTCATTAGCAAATCTGGAAAAATGTATGCGGTAAGCTCATTTATTAATCACCCCAATGCATGGAAAGGCTTAGATGCCCACGATCAATTACTATCGTGGCTACTAGAAGATGGGCCAGAACCGAAACAAGCACGCTGA
- a CDS encoding response regulator transcription factor gives MRKRVMLVDDHPAMLMALKSMLQDQLMFEVVGQAQNGEECLRSIKEVNPNMIILDLDMPKTDGFDVIRRIGLMHPDVRMLILSSMDEAVYGGRVRSLGGHGFVNKTAGADVILAACVAISQGYNFFTHGKNGNSSLTDNDKLALISDRELQVMKYLGKGNTNQQISDMLHISNKTVATYKTRVFDKLGINNIADLILFCRMNNIIES, from the coding sequence ATGAGAAAACGCGTGATGTTGGTAGATGACCATCCAGCAATGCTGATGGCTCTTAAAAGTATGTTGCAAGATCAACTGATGTTTGAGGTAGTAGGTCAAGCCCAAAATGGTGAGGAGTGCCTCCGATCTATTAAGGAGGTCAATCCAAATATGATCATCCTAGATCTGGATATGCCGAAGACCGATGGCTTCGATGTCATTCGGCGTATTGGTCTAATGCATCCCGATGTACGTATGTTGATTTTGTCGAGCATGGATGAAGCCGTTTATGGGGGCAGGGTTCGCTCTCTGGGTGGCCACGGCTTTGTTAACAAAACTGCTGGGGCAGATGTCATTTTGGCAGCCTGCGTAGCAATCTCACAAGGTTATAACTTTTTTACCCATGGGAAAAATGGCAATAGCTCTTTAACCGATAACGACAAACTTGCCTTGATCTCTGATCGCGAATTGCAAGTCATGAAATACCTTGGTAAAGGCAATACCAACCAACAAATTTCAGACATGCTTCACATTAGCAATAAAACTGTTGCCACATACAAGACTAGAGTCTTTGACAAACTAGGGATCAACAACATTGCAGATTTAATCCTTTTTTGTCGAATGAATAACATTATCGAAAGCTAA
- a CDS encoding ATP-binding protein gives MHRFIIHSIVLYGLASGGALHASPWGPAEQRWIDAHPVVHFSIHEKYALYLEDQSEGSAGVFNSILLRLGSLTQQEFRPRWRKTDKEGIEQLSSGEVDFIIDPPAINDDYLRFGSLSEAIFWGQDAVVTKQTKSSSDIAPEKIAYFDRGYEKPPVNANIHTYLSADPQKLMLALLQNDVEALVLPIRLAQQIIAKLNNPNIQVDGLYSREPFAYRWLISHDDAPMHQVLDRFLVNLDPIESRQLFSLDSNRPIDNASHWKVLPWFSMLAIFLGGSLLLWRMRKRQLEQEKETAALLSSKELAEKANAAKSSFLATMSHEIRTPMNAILGVQELLLNSQKFPAHEKSLLKSAHTSAESLLGILNQVLDLSKIEAGKLTLNLEPCCLNTLIDDIDSAFSTVACKQNLILHTSKDPRIAQVLMIDALRLRQVLQNLISNAIKFTEHGEIYFSISVLADDHAGQLIEFRVIDTGVGMGADEIELALQAFEQVPGKRDQENGTGLGLTITNHLVTSMSSQLYFESAPGFGSNIHFCVAFPRTSIAPSRTHYSSNYDLNTRLISKQTKNVGAVLSALVVEDHPASRQIISLQLQALGIQISVCDNANTALTMITQDHFDLLITDQSIPGMQGSELAKAIRSLGFKDLVIIGVTADIYALESRHQFLAAGMNGILIKPLSLMNLENELLRYFQSSEVIKNAPLADEEYTFDCFTNLIKSNPDNILIILEEIKKVHDEILLTIDSESINETTLASLIHKVKGGAQLICAKRFVKSCEALEIEPDFYTKITSLKTLLQDQNQVIARYQIKFSRV, from the coding sequence ATGCATCGATTCATCATTCACTCAATTGTTTTGTATGGTCTCGCATCAGGGGGAGCGCTGCATGCTTCGCCTTGGGGTCCAGCAGAACAAAGGTGGATCGATGCCCATCCAGTAGTGCATTTCAGCATTCATGAAAAGTATGCGCTGTATCTTGAGGATCAATCAGAAGGGTCTGCAGGCGTTTTCAATTCAATACTTCTAAGACTTGGGAGCCTGACCCAACAAGAATTTCGTCCAAGATGGAGAAAAACAGACAAAGAAGGGATAGAGCAACTCTCAAGTGGTGAGGTCGACTTCATCATAGATCCTCCCGCCATTAATGATGATTACCTACGCTTTGGCTCACTGTCTGAAGCCATCTTTTGGGGACAAGATGCTGTCGTCACCAAACAAACTAAGAGCAGTTCTGACATTGCACCAGAAAAAATTGCTTACTTTGATCGTGGTTATGAGAAGCCACCAGTCAATGCCAATATACACACGTACCTCTCAGCTGATCCTCAAAAACTAATGCTGGCCCTCTTGCAAAATGATGTAGAAGCCTTAGTTCTGCCGATTCGGTTGGCCCAACAGATCATTGCTAAATTGAATAACCCAAATATTCAAGTTGATGGACTCTACAGCCGAGAACCATTTGCGTATCGCTGGTTGATTTCCCATGACGACGCACCAATGCATCAAGTGCTTGATCGGTTTTTAGTCAACCTAGACCCTATAGAGTCGCGTCAACTATTTTCACTTGATAGCAATAGGCCAATAGATAATGCCAGCCATTGGAAGGTGCTACCCTGGTTCTCAATGCTTGCTATATTTCTTGGTGGTAGCCTACTACTGTGGCGTATGCGTAAGCGACAGCTAGAACAAGAAAAGGAAACTGCAGCGCTACTTTCTTCAAAAGAGTTGGCCGAAAAAGCCAATGCCGCCAAGTCCTCATTCCTGGCAACCATGAGTCATGAAATTCGCACGCCCATGAATGCCATACTAGGAGTTCAGGAGCTACTTCTGAATAGCCAAAAATTTCCAGCGCATGAAAAATCATTGCTCAAAAGCGCCCATACCTCTGCTGAGTCACTTTTAGGAATACTGAATCAAGTATTAGATCTTTCCAAGATAGAGGCTGGTAAGTTAACTTTAAATTTAGAGCCATGCTGCCTAAATACCTTAATTGACGATATTGACTCTGCATTTTCAACGGTAGCTTGTAAGCAAAATTTAATCCTGCATACCTCAAAGGATCCTCGAATTGCTCAAGTTTTAATGATCGATGCATTACGCCTTCGGCAAGTCTTACAAAATCTCATTAGTAATGCTATTAAATTTACAGAGCATGGAGAAATTTATTTCTCCATCAGCGTTTTAGCCGATGACCACGCCGGCCAGTTGATTGAGTTTCGAGTGATTGATACCGGTGTTGGCATGGGTGCAGATGAGATTGAGTTAGCGTTACAAGCTTTTGAACAAGTTCCCGGCAAAAGAGATCAAGAGAACGGCACCGGTCTTGGTCTCACCATTACCAATCATTTGGTCACCTCAATGAGTAGTCAACTGTATTTTGAGAGTGCTCCAGGATTTGGTAGCAATATTCATTTCTGCGTGGCATTTCCACGCACCAGCATCGCCCCCTCCAGAACCCATTATTCAAGTAATTATGACCTCAATACTCGACTGATTTCTAAACAGACTAAGAATGTTGGTGCAGTACTCTCAGCTCTAGTCGTAGAGGATCATCCTGCAAGTAGACAAATTATTTCTCTACAGCTCCAAGCTCTGGGCATTCAGATTTCTGTTTGTGATAACGCGAACACAGCGCTCACAATGATTACTCAAGATCATTTTGATCTCTTAATAACTGACCAGTCCATACCGGGTATGCAAGGTTCTGAATTGGCTAAAGCAATCCGATCCCTAGGTTTTAAGGATCTTGTCATCATTGGAGTAACTGCTGATATTTACGCCCTAGAATCTCGTCATCAGTTTTTAGCTGCCGGCATGAATGGGATATTGATTAAGCCATTGAGCTTGATGAATCTTGAGAATGAGCTGCTACGGTATTTCCAATCAAGTGAAGTTATTAAGAATGCGCCTCTTGCTGATGAGGAATACACATTTGATTGCTTTACCAATTTAATCAAGAGTAATCCAGACAATATCTTAATTATTCTGGAGGAGATTAAAAAGGTACATGACGAAATCTTGCTCACTATAGATTCTGAGTCAATCAATGAAACTACCCTAGCCAGCCTGATTCATAAAGTCAAAGGTGGCGCGCAGCTAATTTGTGCAAAGCGATTTGTAAAATCCTGTGAGGCTTTAGAAATAGAGCCGGATTTCTATACCAAGATCACCTCACTCAAAACGCTTCTTCAAGATCAAAACCAAGTAATTGCCCGCTATCAAATAAAGTTTTCTAGAGTCTGA
- the groL gene encoding chaperonin GroEL (60 kDa chaperone family; promotes refolding of misfolded polypeptides especially under stressful conditions; forms two stacked rings of heptamers to form a barrel-shaped 14mer; ends can be capped by GroES; misfolded proteins enter the barrel where they are refolded when GroES binds), with amino-acid sequence MAAKDVVFGDSARTKMVEGVNILANAVKTTLGPKGRNVVIERSFGGPTITKDGVSVAKEIELKDKLQNMGAQMVKEVASKTADIAGDGTTTATVLAQSIVREGMKYVVSGHNPMDLKRGIDKAVTAAIEELAKISKPCTTTKEIAQVGSISANSDYSIGQRIAEAMEKVGKEGVITVEDGKSLEDELEVVEGMQFDRGYLSPYFINQPEKQVAVLENPFVLLFDKKIANIRDLLPVLEQVAKSGRPLLIIAEDVEGEALATLVVNNIRGIIKTCAVKAPGFGDRRKAMLEDIAILTGGTVIAEEIGLTLEKTTLEHLGQAKRIEVGKENTIIIDGAGDAKAIEARVKNIRVQIDEATSDYDKEKLQERVAKLAGGVAVIRVGAATEVEMKEKKARVDDALHATRAAVEEGIVPGGGVALIRAMQGIKGLKGDNADQDAGISIVLRAMQEPLRTIVSNAGEDAGVVVNAVQESKGNNGYNAATGEYGDLVAQGVIDPTKVTKTALVNAASVAGLLLTTDCAISEAPKEESAGGGMPDMGGMGGMGGMGGMM; translated from the coding sequence ATGGCAGCAAAAGACGTCGTATTTGGAGATAGCGCCCGCACCAAGATGGTCGAAGGCGTAAATATTCTTGCAAACGCAGTTAAAACTACATTGGGTCCAAAAGGCCGTAACGTAGTTATCGAGCGTTCATTTGGTGGCCCAACCATCACTAAAGATGGTGTGTCAGTAGCAAAAGAAATTGAACTCAAAGACAAGCTTCAAAACATGGGCGCTCAGATGGTTAAGGAAGTTGCTTCCAAAACTGCTGACATCGCTGGTGACGGAACAACTACCGCTACTGTTTTGGCGCAATCTATCGTTCGCGAAGGTATGAAGTATGTAGTTTCAGGTCATAATCCAATGGACTTGAAGCGTGGTATCGATAAGGCTGTTACAGCTGCAATCGAAGAGCTTGCAAAAATCAGTAAGCCTTGCACTACTACTAAAGAAATTGCTCAAGTAGGTTCTATCTCTGCAAACAGCGACTATAGCATTGGTCAGCGTATTGCAGAAGCAATGGAAAAAGTAGGCAAAGAAGGTGTTATCACTGTTGAGGATGGCAAGTCCTTGGAGGATGAGCTTGAAGTGGTTGAGGGTATGCAGTTTGATCGTGGCTACCTCTCTCCATATTTTATCAATCAGCCTGAAAAACAAGTAGCTGTTTTGGAAAACCCATTTGTTCTCTTGTTTGACAAGAAGATTGCCAACATCCGTGATTTGCTCCCAGTACTCGAGCAGGTAGCGAAGTCTGGTCGTCCGTTGTTGATCATTGCTGAAGATGTTGAAGGTGAAGCCTTGGCAACTTTAGTTGTAAACAATATCCGCGGCATTATCAAAACTTGTGCTGTTAAGGCTCCTGGTTTCGGTGATCGTCGTAAAGCAATGTTGGAAGACATCGCGATTTTGACTGGTGGTACTGTTATCGCTGAAGAAATTGGCCTCACACTCGAGAAAACCACTCTTGAGCACTTAGGTCAAGCGAAGCGGATTGAAGTGGGCAAGGAAAATACCATCATCATTGACGGTGCTGGCGATGCCAAAGCGATCGAAGCGCGTGTGAAGAACATTCGTGTTCAGATTGACGAAGCTACCAGTGACTACGACAAAGAAAAATTGCAAGAGCGCGTTGCTAAATTGGCAGGCGGCGTTGCAGTGATTCGTGTTGGCGCCGCTACTGAAGTAGAAATGAAAGAGAAGAAGGCTCGTGTTGATGATGCATTGCACGCAACTCGTGCGGCTGTAGAAGAAGGTATTGTTCCTGGCGGTGGCGTAGCCTTGATTCGTGCAATGCAAGGTATCAAGGGCTTGAAGGGCGATAACGCCGATCAAGACGCTGGTATCAGCATCGTATTGCGCGCTATGCAAGAGCCTCTTCGTACTATCGTAAGCAATGCTGGTGAGGACGCTGGTGTGGTTGTTAACGCCGTGCAAGAAAGCAAAGGCAACAACGGCTACAACGCAGCTACCGGTGAATACGGCGATCTCGTTGCACAAGGTGTTATCGATCCAACTAAAGTAACTAAGACAGCTTTGGTTAACGCAGCTTCTGTTGCTGGTTTATTGTTGACTACTGACTGTGCAATCTCCGAAGCGCCAAAAGAAGAATCTGCTGGTGGCGGTATGCCTGATATGGGCGGCATGGGTGGTATGGGTGGAATGGGCGGCATGATGTAA
- a CDS encoding 5-(carboxyamino)imidazole ribonucleotide synthase gives MADRMEPILPGSFLGILGGGQLGRMFTQAAQAMGYKVCVLDPGSDSPAGSIAEKFIQADYTDSVALKELASICASVSTEFENVPAQALDELESLGVFVAPRSSCVSLAQNRIAEKNFLATWKSETNIGPAPNFVIEHDADIEHTPADLFPGILKTARMGYDGKGQITVHAVADLPAAWAELGKVPCVLEKRLDLDFEVSALVVRGYDDAVVAYPVSQNIHRDGILHTSTVPAPSLKPAQEKKIVDAAKALIRKIDYVGVLCVEFFVLKNGDIVANEIAPRPHNSGHYTMDACVSSQFEQQVRAMARLPLGDTRQLAPVSMLNLLGDLWFEGSEDQVKEPAWNKVLAHPDAKLHLYGKSAPRIGRKMGHINCLGEALHEARQNCAAVASELGIEP, from the coding sequence ATGGCAGATCGTATGGAACCCATTTTGCCGGGTTCATTTTTGGGAATTTTAGGTGGCGGTCAATTAGGGCGGATGTTTACTCAGGCTGCCCAAGCCATGGGCTATAAAGTTTGTGTGTTGGATCCAGGATCCGATAGTCCTGCAGGCTCGATTGCTGAAAAATTCATTCAAGCAGATTACACAGATTCAGTGGCTTTAAAAGAGTTGGCTTCGATTTGTGCTTCTGTCAGTACTGAATTTGAAAATGTTCCAGCCCAAGCTCTAGATGAGCTTGAGTCATTGGGGGTTTTTGTTGCGCCTCGAAGCAGTTGCGTTTCTTTGGCTCAAAACCGTATTGCAGAGAAAAACTTCTTAGCTACTTGGAAGTCTGAGACCAATATTGGCCCAGCTCCCAACTTCGTGATTGAGCATGATGCTGATATTGAACATACTCCCGCAGATCTTTTTCCTGGAATCTTAAAGACAGCCCGTATGGGTTATGACGGTAAGGGCCAGATTACCGTGCATGCAGTTGCTGACCTTCCAGCTGCATGGGCAGAGCTAGGTAAGGTGCCTTGTGTATTAGAAAAGCGGCTGGACTTGGACTTCGAAGTGTCTGCTTTAGTAGTGCGTGGCTATGATGATGCTGTGGTTGCTTACCCAGTTTCTCAAAACATTCATCGTGACGGTATTTTGCATACCTCTACAGTGCCTGCGCCATCACTCAAGCCTGCGCAAGAGAAAAAGATAGTCGATGCAGCGAAAGCACTCATTCGTAAAATTGATTATGTGGGCGTACTTTGCGTTGAATTCTTTGTTCTAAAGAATGGTGATATTGTTGCGAATGAAATTGCTCCTCGTCCCCATAACTCGGGTCACTACACCATGGATGCGTGTGTGAGTAGTCAATTTGAGCAGCAAGTGAGAGCAATGGCGCGATTACCACTGGGTGATACGCGTCAGCTGGCACCCGTATCTATGTTGAACTTATTGGGTGACCTCTGGTTTGAGGGCAGTGAAGATCAAGTAAAAGAACCGGCCTGGAATAAAGTGCTTGCTCATCCAGATGCTAAGCTGCATCTTTATGGTAAATCAGCTCCTCGTATCGGTAGAAAAATGGGCCACATCAATTGTTTGGGTGAGGCTCTCCATGAAGCGCGTCAGAACTGCGCTGCTGTCGCTTCTGAATTAGGCATTGAGCCGTAG
- a CDS encoding co-chaperone GroES, producing the protein MNLRPLHDRVIIKRLDQESKTASGIIIPDAAAEKPDQGEVLAVGPGKRDETGKLNPLDVKVGDRVLFGKYAGQTVKVDNEELIVMREDDIMAVVQK; encoded by the coding sequence ATGAATTTGCGTCCCTTACATGATCGCGTAATCATCAAGCGTTTGGATCAAGAATCAAAAACTGCATCTGGAATCATCATTCCTGACGCTGCTGCAGAAAAGCCTGATCAAGGTGAAGTATTGGCAGTCGGCCCAGGTAAGCGTGATGAGACTGGCAAGTTAAACCCACTCGACGTCAAAGTAGGCGATCGCGTGTTGTTTGGTAAATATGCTGGCCAAACAGTCAAAGTAGACAACGAAGAGCTCATCGTGATGCGTGAAGACGACATCATGGCTGTTGTTCAGAAGTAA
- a CDS encoding diguanylate phosphodiesterase: MSPKSRLYTLVKAWKNKPFQEVRDACGAPWLGLSSQALEEHQSWSKRQAISHEPIFNRKGTKLTGSLFRPLLTASDMQLLRLFMEGLDTISYWYRSGRFIPGILPIPTHAIASSAYVDALSDLILNSRLPVGLVALGMQSLPEPELADSCKEGLLRMRRLGVLLHLMNFSGSSEQLHWVEEMQMEGIHLDMGHLREQTLSHDVLAKIRRSPYSSTQIYASNVGLVKDLENASDWQIDHCYGGLMMSSISRHQMLQINDSRIAKAIFSLHPHQQLNPNGDK, encoded by the coding sequence ATGAGCCCGAAATCCCGGCTGTACACGCTTGTAAAGGCATGGAAGAACAAACCCTTCCAAGAAGTACGCGACGCCTGTGGCGCACCCTGGCTTGGCCTAAGTAGCCAAGCCCTCGAAGAACACCAATCCTGGTCCAAGCGGCAAGCGATTAGTCATGAACCCATTTTTAACCGTAAGGGGACAAAACTGACAGGCTCTTTATTTAGACCATTACTTACAGCATCCGATATGCAATTACTGCGTTTATTCATGGAGGGCTTAGATACGATTTCCTATTGGTATAGAAGCGGTCGCTTTATTCCGGGAATTTTGCCAATCCCAACTCATGCTATTGCCTCAAGTGCTTATGTTGATGCACTGAGCGATCTCATTCTCAATTCTAGATTGCCAGTGGGTTTAGTCGCCCTTGGAATGCAGTCACTTCCCGAGCCAGAGCTCGCAGATTCTTGCAAAGAAGGTTTACTTCGTATGCGTCGGCTTGGCGTACTACTTCATCTCATGAATTTCTCCGGCAGCTCTGAGCAACTACATTGGGTCGAAGAAATGCAAATGGAAGGCATTCATCTCGATATGGGTCACCTTCGCGAGCAAACACTTTCCCATGATGTCCTGGCAAAGATTCGGCGCTCTCCTTATTCCTCAACGCAAATCTATGCAAGCAATGTAGGCCTTGTAAAAGATTTAGAGAATGCCTCTGACTGGCAAATAGATCACTGCTATGGCGGTCTCATGATGTCATCCATAAGTCGGCATCAGATGTTACAGATTAACGATAGCCGAATCGCAAAAGCCATTTTTTCGCTGCACCCTCATCAACAACTAAACCCAAATGGAGACAAGTAA
- the purE gene encoding 5-(carboxyamino)imidazole ribonucleotide mutase: MSKNPIVGIVMGSNSDWDTMQHAAQMLEQFGIAHEAKVLSAHRMPDDMFQYAENAQKNGLQAIIAGAGGAAHLPGMLASKTIVPVYGVPVASKYLRGEDSLYSIVQMPKGIPVATFAIGEAGAANAALHVIAGLALHDADLAKRLEEFRVKQSDTARSMNLPGY, encoded by the coding sequence ATGAGCAAGAACCCAATAGTCGGAATAGTGATGGGTTCCAATTCAGATTGGGACACCATGCAACACGCTGCTCAGATGCTTGAGCAATTTGGTATTGCCCATGAAGCCAAAGTGCTTTCGGCCCACCGCATGCCAGACGATATGTTCCAGTACGCTGAAAATGCGCAAAAGAATGGCCTGCAAGCGATTATTGCTGGTGCAGGCGGTGCCGCTCACTTGCCAGGCATGCTAGCTTCCAAAACAATTGTTCCGGTTTATGGTGTTCCAGTCGCAAGCAAATATTTGCGCGGGGAGGACTCTTTATATTCCATCGTACAAATGCCTAAAGGCATTCCCGTTGCTACTTTTGCAATTGGTGAGGCGGGCGCTGCAAATGCCGCATTACATGTGATCGCAGGCTTAGCTTTGCATGATGCTGATTTAGCTAAGCGTTTAGAAGAGTTTCGTGTGAAGCAGTCTGATACTGCACGCTCAATGAATTTGCCGGGATATTAA